The Pantoea nemavictus genome includes a region encoding these proteins:
- the flgM gene encoding flagellar biosynthesis anti-sigma factor FlgM, producing the protein MKITRNETGVAPVAKPVTAALNDAPAAAKSDRAAARSDNAAQGPMQTAQQQLREMPEVDATFVSAMQDALKAGRLQVDTDALAQAMMDFYRS; encoded by the coding sequence ATGAAAATCACCCGTAATGAGACTGGCGTTGCGCCAGTTGCTAAACCTGTCACTGCCGCCCTTAACGATGCGCCTGCTGCGGCGAAGAGCGATCGCGCCGCTGCGCGCAGTGACAACGCCGCCCAGGGCCCCATGCAGACTGCGCAACAGCAGCTGCGTGAGATGCCAGAAGTGGACGCGACTTTTGTTAGCGCCATGCAGGACGCGCTGAAAGCAGGCCGTTTGCAGGTAGACACCGACGCGCTGGCACAGGCGATGATGGACTTTTATCGCTCATGA
- a CDS encoding flagellar protein FlgN has translation MTSTAERVKTLLRDIKQDTQHYDALTALLQQQREAMIACDAANLHTVNEQLLAIYQQLHGSSQRRSETLQALKLASDSRGVTQLLPYLPASLAQQAESWWRTLELSALACQQMNERNGLLLSMQQETLSSLTGQPHNFLYQR, from the coding sequence ATGACCAGCACCGCAGAACGGGTAAAAACGCTGCTGCGCGATATCAAGCAGGATACGCAGCACTACGATGCGCTAACGGCACTGCTGCAGCAGCAGCGTGAGGCGATGATCGCCTGTGATGCGGCGAATCTGCACACAGTGAATGAGCAACTGCTGGCGATTTATCAGCAGCTGCACGGATCATCCCAGCGTCGCAGCGAAACGCTGCAGGCGCTGAAGCTGGCTTCAGATAGCCGCGGAGTGACTCAGCTGCTGCCCTACTTGCCGGCTTCCCTGGCGCAGCAAGCTGAAAGCTGGTGGCGCACGCTGGAACTCAGCGCATTAGCCTGCCAGCAGATGAACGAACGCAACGGTTTATTGCTCTCCATGCAGCAGGAAACGCTCAGTTCATTAACCGGCCAGCCGCACAACTTTCTCTATCAGCGCTAA
- a CDS encoding glycosyltransferase family 2 protein — translation MNNPLFTQLMAKRQPLKQGELPFISVVTPTWNRRAFLPYLLYMFQYQDYPADRRELVILDDSAESSAELVATLTRYAPHPELIRYYHLSERLTIGAKRNRVNELARGEYIVCMDDDDFYRPDKLSYTINEMRRHNALFAGCHVIPIWYSHVNRIFMSSDQGKRNVLNGTFAYHRNFLKKHRYDDSATLGEEQGFTHNFTAPVLLLDPWRSILCVSHSSNTFDKDFVLGSCEAQHITLDEAVPDAFVRKFYQRLHQAPLSQQPDWMFFHRVVLVGEDDALLSAFNHKLLAAGLSAAQVECMAPVEGDARLTHLAVTQRAQRENWPNYLLLDSRLDWVRQQRCIDALNRLLRALKHISWDGFHLAAEIEAGNILTQLPGVISASVQSLPHLACCVNQQAYAPLIERLQDQLAKAGYLNTADLRWFALYPSMFFRSEDDDGQACTARFFRKLGVVPHVGAQEPQ, via the coding sequence ATGAACAACCCGCTCTTTACCCAGCTGATGGCCAAACGCCAGCCGCTCAAACAGGGCGAGCTGCCGTTTATTAGCGTTGTCACGCCAACCTGGAATCGCCGCGCGTTTCTGCCTTATCTGCTCTATATGTTCCAGTATCAGGATTATCCGGCCGATCGCCGTGAACTGGTGATTCTGGATGATTCAGCCGAGAGCAGTGCTGAGCTGGTCGCCACGCTGACGCGCTATGCACCGCACCCGGAGCTGATTCGCTATTACCATCTCAGCGAACGCCTCACCATTGGTGCCAAACGTAATCGGGTCAATGAGCTGGCGCGCGGTGAATACATTGTTTGCATGGACGATGATGACTTCTATCGTCCCGATAAGCTCAGTTACACCATCAACGAGATGCGCCGTCACAATGCGCTGTTTGCCGGTTGCCACGTGATTCCTATCTGGTACAGCCACGTTAACCGCATCTTTATGAGCAGCGACCAGGGTAAACGCAACGTGCTGAACGGCACCTTTGCCTATCATCGTAACTTCCTGAAAAAGCACCGTTACGACGACAGCGCCACCCTCGGCGAAGAGCAGGGCTTTACCCACAATTTTACCGCGCCGGTGCTGCTGCTCGATCCGTGGCGCTCGATTCTCTGCGTCTCGCACAGCAGCAATACCTTCGATAAAGACTTTGTGCTGGGCAGTTGTGAAGCGCAGCACATCACACTGGACGAGGCGGTGCCCGACGCATTTGTGCGCAAATTTTATCAGCGCCTGCATCAGGCACCGCTATCGCAGCAGCCGGACTGGATGTTTTTCCATCGCGTCGTACTGGTGGGTGAGGACGACGCCTTGCTGTCAGCCTTCAACCACAAGCTGCTGGCTGCCGGTTTATCGGCCGCGCAGGTGGAATGCATGGCGCCGGTGGAAGGGGACGCGCGGCTGACGCATTTGGCCGTCACGCAGCGTGCCCAACGTGAGAACTGGCCGAACTATCTGCTGCTGGACAGCCGTCTCGATTGGGTACGTCAGCAGCGTTGTATTGATGCGCTTAACCGCCTGCTGCGCGCGCTCAAGCACATCAGCTGGGATGGTTTTCATCTGGCCGCCGAAATCGAGGCCGGCAACATTCTGACCCAGCTGCCGGGCGTGATCAGCGCCAGCGTGCAATCACTGCCGCATTTGGCCTGCTGCGTTAATCAGCAAGCCTATGCACCATTAATCGAACGTTTACAGGATCAACTGGCGAAAGCTGGTTATCTCAATACCGCAGACCTGCGCTGGTTTGCCCTTTACCCCAGCATGTTTTTCCGTAGCGAAGACGACGATGGGCAGGCATGTACGGCGCGCTTTTTCCGTAAATTAGGTGTCGTACCGCACGTCGGTGCACAGGAGCCACAATGA
- the fliI gene encoding flagellar protein export ATPase FliI produces MTQSFNNLLQSLENIPLARVAGRLVRVNGILLESVGCRLAVGQRCNVEQADGTLLAAQVVGFDRDVTWLMPFKSPEGLIAGARVFPQEKQGDILIGTSWLGRVVNGLGEPIDGNGKLGGSDVLPTQPTQIHPLTRKAVAEPLDVGVNAINGLLTIGKGQRVGLMAGSGVGKSVLLGMITRSTNAQVVIVGLIGERGREVKEFIDHSLGPAGMAKSVVVAAPADESPLMRMKATELCHTLAAWYRDAGYDVLLLVDSLTRYAMAQREIALSLGEPPATKGYPPSAFGIIPRLVESAGNSASHGSMTAIYTVLAEGDDQQDPIVDCARAVLDGHIVLTRQLAEAGHYPAIDIGQSISRCMSQVTNKDHQLAARTLKQLYADYMAIKPLLPLGGYVAGVDAQADRAVRLQPAITSFLCQTVDQPAALAQSINDLLALSQA; encoded by the coding sequence ATGACGCAATCCTTCAACAACCTACTGCAATCGCTGGAAAACATCCCGTTGGCGCGCGTCGCCGGACGGCTGGTGCGCGTCAACGGCATCCTGCTGGAGAGCGTCGGCTGCCGCCTGGCGGTTGGCCAGCGCTGCAACGTGGAGCAGGCCGACGGCACGCTGCTGGCGGCACAGGTGGTGGGATTCGATCGTGACGTCACCTGGCTGATGCCGTTCAAAAGCCCGGAAGGTTTGATCGCCGGCGCCCGCGTTTTTCCTCAGGAGAAGCAGGGCGACATCCTGATTGGCACCAGCTGGTTAGGACGCGTGGTCAACGGCCTCGGCGAACCGATCGACGGCAACGGCAAGCTGGGCGGTAGCGATGTGCTGCCGACGCAACCGACGCAAATCCATCCGCTGACGCGTAAAGCGGTGGCGGAACCGCTCGATGTGGGCGTCAACGCCATCAACGGCCTGCTGACCATCGGGAAAGGTCAGCGCGTGGGACTCATGGCCGGTTCGGGTGTGGGTAAAAGCGTGCTGCTCGGCATGATCACTCGCAGCACCAATGCGCAGGTGGTGATTGTCGGCCTGATTGGCGAGCGTGGCCGTGAAGTGAAAGAGTTTATCGATCACTCACTTGGGCCGGCCGGGATGGCGAAATCGGTGGTGGTAGCTGCACCGGCGGATGAATCGCCGCTGATGCGCATGAAAGCCACGGAGCTGTGCCACACGCTGGCAGCCTGGTATCGCGATGCTGGTTATGACGTGCTGCTGCTGGTGGATTCGCTTACGCGTTACGCCATGGCACAGCGTGAGATTGCGCTTTCGCTGGGAGAACCGCCCGCCACCAAAGGCTATCCGCCTTCGGCGTTTGGCATCATTCCCAGGCTGGTGGAGAGCGCCGGTAATAGCGCATCGCACGGCAGCATGACGGCGATTTACACCGTGCTGGCCGAAGGCGACGATCAGCAAGATCCGATCGTTGACTGCGCGCGCGCGGTGCTGGATGGCCACATCGTCCTGACGCGCCAACTCGCGGAAGCGGGCCACTATCCGGCGATTGATATTGGGCAAAGCATCAGCCGCTGCATGAGCCAGGTGACGAATAAAGATCACCAGCTGGCGGCGCGCACCCTCAAGCAGCTGTATGCCGATTACATGGCGATCAAACCGCTGCTGCCGCTCGGCGGCTATGTGGCGGGCGTGGATGCGCAGGCCGACCGCGCGGTGCGCCTGCAGCCCGCCATTACCAGTTTCCTGTGCCAGACGGTGGATCAACCCGCCGCGCTGGCGCAATCCATTAATGACCTGTTGGCTCTGAGCCAGGCATAA
- the fliH gene encoding flagellar assembly protein FliH, protein MTSKQMRLHQFPPLRKAWQRADESGVPADAATLQQQLMDGFQQGISDGFTQGLEQGTSQGFQEGLQRGRDEGQQQGFDSGKQQALDHFLAAATPLDALSVQLQQQLDEHEQRRKSELLALVEKVTRQVIRVELALQPSQLLALVDEALSSLPELPKQLRVLMNAEEFSRIKELEPQKVKSWGLVADSEMEPGECRIVTDASEMDIGCNQRLSQCMSVLQENL, encoded by the coding sequence ATGACCAGCAAACAGATGCGTTTGCATCAGTTTCCGCCGCTGCGCAAAGCCTGGCAGCGCGCGGATGAATCAGGCGTGCCCGCCGATGCGGCCACGCTGCAACAGCAGTTGATGGATGGTTTTCAGCAGGGCATCAGCGATGGCTTTACGCAGGGGCTGGAGCAGGGCACGAGTCAGGGTTTCCAGGAAGGTCTGCAGCGTGGGCGCGATGAGGGCCAGCAGCAGGGTTTTGACAGCGGTAAGCAGCAGGCGCTGGATCACTTCCTGGCCGCCGCGACACCGCTGGATGCGCTCAGCGTGCAGCTGCAGCAGCAGCTGGATGAACACGAGCAGCGGCGCAAAAGCGAATTGTTAGCGCTGGTGGAAAAAGTCACGCGTCAGGTGATTCGCGTTGAGCTGGCATTGCAGCCTTCGCAGCTGCTGGCGCTGGTCGACGAAGCGCTGAGCAGTTTGCCCGAGCTGCCGAAGCAGCTGCGGGTGCTGATGAATGCGGAAGAGTTCAGCCGCATCAAGGAGCTGGAGCCGCAGAAGGTGAAAAGCTGGGGCCTGGTCGCCGATAGCGAGATGGAGCCCGGTGAGTGCCGCATTGTGACCGACGCCAGTGAAATGGATATCGGCTGCAATCAGCGTTTGAGCCAGTGCATGAGTGTGCTGCAGGAGAATTTGTAG
- a CDS encoding flagellar motor switch protein FliG: protein MSEATESKTSKSSEPSTKVRSRLEQAAIVLLSIGEEAAAQVMSKMSREEVLRLSETMARLHGVKLTHARLAMNNFFQEYREQSGINGASRSYLRNILERALGGEIARSVINGIYGDEIRHRMARLQWVDTPQLAAMIAQEHLQLQAVFLAFLPPDVAAGVLAQLDESRQDEILYRVARLDDINRDVVDELDRLIDRGVAVLSEHGSKVQGMRQAANIVNRISGNQQALLAQLEMRDEAVVDELKSEMYEFFILSRQNSAVLQRLLEEVPMDQWAVALKGTEPMLSQAIYEAMPRRQVQLLQNTTSRLGPVPISRIEQVRKEIMARVRELAESGEIQIQLFSEQTVE, encoded by the coding sequence ATGAGCGAAGCAACAGAAAGTAAAACCAGCAAAAGCAGCGAGCCGTCCACCAAGGTGCGCTCGCGTCTGGAGCAGGCGGCCATCGTGCTGCTGAGCATTGGTGAAGAGGCCGCGGCCCAGGTGATGAGCAAGATGAGCCGCGAAGAGGTGTTGCGTTTGTCAGAAACCATGGCGCGCCTGCATGGCGTTAAGTTGACGCATGCGCGGCTGGCGATGAACAACTTTTTCCAGGAGTACCGTGAACAAAGTGGCATCAACGGCGCCTCGCGCAGCTATCTGCGCAACATTCTTGAACGTGCCCTCGGCGGTGAAATTGCCCGCAGCGTGATCAACGGCATTTACGGTGACGAGATTCGCCATCGCATGGCGCGCTTGCAGTGGGTGGATACGCCGCAGCTGGCGGCGATGATCGCCCAGGAACATCTGCAGCTGCAGGCGGTATTCCTCGCCTTCCTGCCGCCGGATGTCGCCGCCGGTGTGCTGGCGCAGCTGGATGAGTCACGTCAGGACGAGATTCTTTATCGCGTCGCGCGGTTGGACGACATCAACCGCGATGTAGTGGATGAACTTGATCGCCTGATCGATCGCGGCGTGGCGGTGTTGTCAGAGCACGGTTCGAAAGTGCAGGGCATGCGTCAGGCCGCCAACATTGTTAACCGCATCAGCGGCAATCAGCAGGCGCTGCTGGCACAGCTGGAGATGCGTGATGAGGCGGTGGTGGATGAGCTGAAAAGTGAAATGTACGAGTTCTTCATCCTCAGCCGTCAGAACAGTGCGGTTCTCCAGCGTCTGCTGGAAGAAGTGCCGATGGATCAATGGGCTGTGGCGCTGAAAGGCACCGAGCCTATGTTGAGCCAGGCGATTTACGAGGCCATGCCGCGCCGTCAGGTGCAGCTGTTGCAAAACACCACCTCGCGCCTCGGCCCGGTGCCGATCAGCCGTATTGAGCAGGTGCGCAAAGAGATCATGGCGCGCGTGCGTGAACTGGCGGAAAGCGGCGAGATCCAGATTCAGCTGTTTAGCGAACAAACGGTGGAGTAA
- the fliF gene encoding flagellar basal-body MS-ring/collar protein FliF, whose protein sequence is MLDKLHTLLPAKVLAIVKKWLLPAAIAAVITAVIVALLWQSNNKWTTLFGSQENLPMSEVVETLSGEGLSYRVAPDSGMILVREGDLPQARMALAAKGIRASSPDGYELMDKEEMLGSSQFVQNVRLRRSMEGELAQSIMALDSVEYARVHLGISETSSFVLSNKPNSTASVVLRLKYGRQLSDEQVGAIVSLVANSVPGMKAEQVSVVDQKGGLLSANIAEQLNGRPGLRNSGEMVQQMREQIERNIANLLVPVLGHENFRVSVVPRVDFSQVEETQERFLNEPRVASEQLAQDNTTEQLAVGIPGSLSNRPANAPAQNNAQPQLSTRNQAQRQFNWDRDIRHIKHQGYQVQKLTVAVVLNQNAAVVQGWNAENQTQINALLTKAAGIDSQRGDELSLALLAFSQPDVPEDEITPWWERDSTLLWAERGGIGLLALLVILFGLLPMMRRVARQPAANEALANSVVEPEATPEGDEETPALPGSSFNGDDNLPPQSSGLETKINHLQTLAQSETDRVAEVLKQWISSNERSNRK, encoded by the coding sequence GTGCTGGATAAATTACACACACTGTTGCCGGCGAAGGTGCTGGCAATAGTGAAAAAATGGCTGCTCCCGGCGGCGATTGCTGCGGTGATCACCGCGGTGATCGTGGCGCTGTTGTGGCAGAGCAATAACAAGTGGACCACGCTGTTCGGCTCGCAGGAGAACCTGCCGATGTCTGAAGTGGTGGAAACCCTGAGCGGCGAAGGCTTGAGCTATCGCGTCGCACCTGACAGCGGCATGATTCTGGTGCGCGAAGGTGATTTACCGCAGGCGCGCATGGCGCTGGCGGCGAAAGGTATTCGTGCGTCTTCGCCGGATGGCTACGAGCTGATGGACAAAGAGGAGATGCTCGGCAGCAGCCAGTTCGTCCAGAACGTGCGTCTGCGCCGCAGCATGGAAGGCGAGCTGGCGCAGAGCATTATGGCGCTGGACAGCGTGGAGTACGCCCGCGTGCACCTCGGTATTTCGGAAACCAGTTCGTTCGTGCTTTCCAATAAACCGAACAGCACCGCCTCGGTGGTATTGCGCCTCAAATACGGTCGCCAGCTGAGCGATGAACAGGTGGGCGCGATTGTCAGCCTGGTTGCCAACAGCGTGCCGGGCATGAAGGCGGAACAGGTCAGCGTGGTGGACCAGAAAGGGGGGCTGCTCTCAGCCAATATCGCCGAGCAACTCAACGGCCGTCCTGGCCTGCGTAATAGCGGCGAGATGGTGCAGCAGATGCGTGAACAGATTGAGCGCAACATTGCCAACCTGCTGGTGCCAGTGCTGGGACACGAAAACTTCCGCGTCAGCGTGGTGCCGCGCGTTGATTTCAGCCAGGTCGAAGAGACGCAGGAGCGCTTCCTGAATGAACCGCGCGTGGCAAGTGAACAGCTGGCACAGGACAACACCACGGAGCAGCTGGCGGTCGGCATTCCCGGTTCGCTGAGCAATCGCCCGGCGAATGCGCCCGCACAGAACAACGCGCAGCCGCAGCTGTCAACGCGCAACCAGGCGCAGCGCCAGTTCAACTGGGATCGCGATATCCGCCATATCAAACATCAGGGCTATCAGGTGCAGAAGCTCACCGTTGCCGTGGTGCTGAATCAAAATGCGGCGGTGGTGCAGGGCTGGAACGCGGAAAACCAAACGCAAATCAATGCGCTGCTGACCAAAGCTGCCGGTATCGATAGCCAACGCGGCGATGAGTTGTCGCTGGCGCTGCTGGCCTTCAGTCAGCCGGACGTTCCTGAGGACGAGATTACGCCATGGTGGGAACGCGATAGCACCTTGCTGTGGGCGGAGCGCGGCGGCATTGGTCTGCTGGCCCTGCTGGTGATTCTGTTTGGCCTGCTGCCGATGATGCGCCGCGTGGCGCGTCAACCCGCAGCCAATGAAGCGCTGGCTAACAGCGTGGTGGAGCCCGAAGCGACGCCAGAAGGGGACGAGGAGACACCGGCGCTGCCAGGCAGCAGCTTTAACGGCGACGACAACTTGCCGCCGCAGAGCTCCGGCCTCGAAACCAAAATCAATCATCTCCAAACCCTGGCGCAGAGCGAAACCGATCGCGTCGCCGAAGTGTTGAAACAATGGATCAGCAGCAATGAGCGAAGCAACAGAAAGTAA
- a CDS encoding flagellar hook-basal body complex protein FliE → MLDKLPAIGVQGNMLAEMQRMQLQAQTSPIAPAGQTVSLGTPSFTDVLKGAVGNVDRQQQVASQKQTAIDMGLSDDLSGAMIESQKASVAFSALMQVRNKLQQGFDEVINSPL, encoded by the coding sequence ATGTTAGACAAACTTCCCGCTATTGGCGTGCAGGGCAACATGCTGGCCGAGATGCAACGTATGCAGCTGCAAGCGCAAACCAGCCCGATCGCGCCTGCCGGTCAAACGGTTTCGCTGGGTACACCGAGTTTCACTGATGTGCTGAAGGGGGCGGTCGGTAACGTTGATCGTCAACAGCAAGTGGCTTCGCAGAAGCAAACCGCCATCGACATGGGCCTGAGTGATGATTTGAGTGGCGCGATGATCGAAAGCCAGAAAGCCAGCGTGGCCTTCTCGGCGCTGATGCAGGTGCGCAACAAGCTGCAACAGGGCTTCGATGAAGTCATCAATAGTCCACTGTAA
- a CDS encoding sigma-54 interaction domain-containing protein, which yields MQKNNDERFIAQAASSVNLFALAQRVAKFNVPVLITGETGTGKECVAKYIHQHAFNESAPYVGVNCAAIPENMLEAILFGYEKGAFTGAVSSQPGKFELANGGTLLLDEIGDMPLALQVKLLRVLQEQEVERLGSHKKIPLDIRLIASTNKDLEVEIAEGRFRQDLFYRLSVVPMHIDPLRERTADILPLAERFIEKYQAFVKHRPRITECGRQALQSYSWPGNVRELENIVQRGLIMCADGDLHAGCFNLKISTALLPEVMVQQLGDAANADECQIKSHGRRAESQYILDLLKRHQGNKSKTAEFLGITPRALRYRLASMREQGFDLGCA from the coding sequence ATGCAGAAGAATAATGATGAACGTTTTATTGCTCAGGCAGCATCGAGTGTAAATCTGTTTGCGCTGGCGCAACGTGTGGCAAAGTTCAACGTGCCGGTTTTGATTACCGGTGAAACCGGCACCGGTAAAGAGTGCGTGGCGAAATATATTCATCAGCATGCTTTTAATGAGTCGGCACCTTACGTCGGTGTTAACTGCGCCGCTATTCCTGAAAATATGCTGGAAGCGATTCTCTTCGGTTATGAAAAAGGCGCCTTTACCGGTGCGGTGAGTAGCCAGCCGGGTAAATTCGAATTGGCCAATGGCGGAACCTTATTGCTGGATGAAATTGGCGATATGCCGTTAGCGCTGCAGGTGAAATTGCTGCGTGTATTACAGGAGCAGGAAGTTGAGCGCCTCGGTAGCCATAAAAAGATTCCGCTCGATATCCGTTTAATTGCCTCCACCAATAAAGACCTGGAAGTGGAAATTGCTGAAGGGCGTTTTCGTCAGGATCTGTTTTACCGCCTGTCGGTGGTGCCGATGCATATCGATCCGCTGCGTGAACGCACCGCCGATATCCTGCCGCTGGCCGAGCGCTTTATCGAAAAATATCAGGCCTTCGTCAAACACCGCCCGCGCATCACCGAGTGTGGCCGCCAGGCGCTGCAAAGTTACAGCTGGCCGGGCAACGTGCGCGAGCTGGAAAACATTGTGCAGCGCGGCCTGATTATGTGCGCCGACGGCGATCTGCACGCGGGCTGCTTTAACCTGAAAATCAGCACCGCCTTGCTGCCCGAAGTGATGGTCCAGCAGCTGGGTGACGCGGCCAACGCCGACGAATGCCAGATTAAGAGCCACGGCCGTCGCGCCGAATCGCAATACATCCTTGACCTGTTGAAACGCCACCAGGGCAACAAATCCAAAACCGCCGAGTTTCTTGGCATTACTCCGCGCGCGCTGCGCTATCGACTGGCCTCAATGCGCGAGCAGGGCTTTGACCTCGGCTGCGCCTGA
- a CDS encoding FliM/FliN family flagellar motor switch protein, whose amino-acid sequence MKMRTKSNRMRIYTPENQPELMKLEVNKLGRPYHKVPKVFKDNSDRLDAKLSIYFLKKFRVDVSLRDMQFQMDCAVKQATIFSSELGNLAFCLDRTLLLNILHDYYGLSRDEQHQLTADNFPVTKTEERLQMKLASELVHLICGDELFTEALTIKPDPASLLTQWSYRVDFFLDGYSNGNFSLLLDAAHVDRLLSTLRQPADSNRNTPVPTSPHSFKQLPVRLRGRLATLPMTVADLARLKPNDVLPFAMNDRIPLLVGDQPLFSAVICEERGKLFFSEFSDRTSE is encoded by the coding sequence ATGAAGATGCGTACGAAATCCAATCGGATGAGAATTTATACGCCAGAGAATCAGCCCGAACTGATGAAGCTGGAAGTCAATAAACTAGGTCGCCCTTATCATAAGGTCCCTAAAGTTTTTAAAGATAACAGCGATCGCTTAGACGCCAAGCTGAGCATCTATTTCCTGAAGAAGTTTCGCGTCGATGTGAGTTTGCGTGATATGCAATTTCAGATGGATTGCGCCGTTAAGCAGGCAACGATTTTTAGCTCTGAGCTGGGCAACCTGGCATTTTGCCTCGACCGCACCTTGTTGCTGAATATCCTGCATGACTATTACGGATTATCACGTGATGAGCAGCACCAATTAACCGCAGATAATTTTCCGGTAACCAAAACGGAAGAGCGTCTGCAAATGAAACTGGCCAGCGAGCTGGTGCATTTAATTTGTGGCGATGAGTTGTTTACCGAAGCGCTGACCATTAAACCCGATCCGGCTTCGTTATTAACCCAGTGGTCGTATCGCGTGGATTTCTTCCTTGATGGTTACAGCAACGGCAATTTCTCACTGCTGTTGGATGCCGCGCACGTTGACCGTTTACTCAGCACGCTGCGTCAGCCTGCTGATAGCAATCGCAATACGCCGGTGCCGACCAGCCCGCACAGTTTTAAACAGTTACCGGTGCGTCTGCGCGGTCGCCTGGCGACGCTGCCGATGACGGTGGCTGACCTGGCGCGCCTGAAACCCAACGACGTGCTGCCGTTTGCCATGAATGACCGTATTCCCCTGCTGGTTGGCGATCAACCGCTGTTTAGCGCCGTAATCTGCGAAGAGCGCGGCAAACTCTTTTTCTCCGAATTCAGTGACCGTACGAGTGAATAA
- the fliN gene encoding flagellar motor switch protein FliN: MSDLNDLANALDLDFSLENQPDTEVAEPVTAVTRDAPRNLALFSRIPVTLTLEVASVEISLADLIGVGNDSVIELDKLAGEPLDVKVNGILFGKAEVVVLNDKYGLRLIEFNNSDLSELAG, from the coding sequence ATGAGCGATTTAAACGATTTAGCCAATGCGCTGGACCTCGATTTTTCCCTGGAAAACCAGCCGGATACCGAGGTAGCCGAGCCCGTTACTGCCGTCACGCGTGACGCACCGCGTAATCTGGCGCTGTTCAGCCGCATTCCCGTCACGCTGACGCTGGAAGTCGCGTCGGTGGAGATTTCCCTCGCCGACCTGATTGGCGTCGGCAACGACTCAGTGATCGAGCTGGATAAACTGGCCGGTGAGCCGCTGGACGTCAAAGTGAATGGCATTCTGTTTGGTAAAGCCGAAGTGGTGGTGCTGAACGATAAATATGGCCTGCGCCTGATTGAGTTCAACAACAGCGATCTCAGCGAACTGGCGGGCTAA
- the fliP gene encoding flagellar type III secretion system pore protein FliP (The bacterial flagellar biogenesis protein FliP forms a type III secretion system (T3SS)-type pore required for flagellar assembly.), with amino-acid sequence MMMRNSGWIKGGLALAGLLLVPSLALAEQNGLPLFSAVPSANGGQEYSVKIEILILMTLLGLLPIMMLMMTCFTRFIIVLALLRQAIGLQQSPPNKVLTGIALVLTLLVMRPVWTNVYDNAVLPYQNNEISLQQALSTGQVPLKKFMLSQTHSTSLAQIMTIANATGEPEAQDLTIIAPAFVLSELKTAFKIGFMIYIPFLVIDLIVASILMAMGMMMLSPLIVSLPFKLILFVLCDGWSLIVGTLTQSVQGLGL; translated from the coding sequence ATGATGATGCGCAATTCCGGCTGGATTAAAGGAGGGCTGGCGCTGGCCGGCCTGCTGCTGGTGCCATCGCTGGCGCTGGCAGAACAGAACGGACTGCCGTTGTTCTCCGCTGTGCCCTCCGCCAATGGCGGCCAGGAGTACAGCGTAAAAATTGAAATTCTGATTCTGATGACGCTGCTCGGCCTGCTGCCGATCATGATGCTGATGATGACCTGCTTTACCCGCTTTATTATCGTGCTGGCGCTACTGCGCCAGGCGATTGGCCTGCAGCAAAGCCCGCCGAATAAGGTGCTGACCGGTATTGCGCTGGTGCTGACGCTGCTGGTGATGCGTCCGGTGTGGACCAACGTCTACGACAACGCGGTGCTGCCGTATCAAAACAACGAAATCAGCCTGCAGCAGGCGCTGAGTACCGGTCAGGTGCCGTTGAAAAAATTCATGCTGTCGCAAACGCACAGCACTTCGCTGGCGCAGATCATGACCATCGCTAACGCTACGGGCGAGCCGGAAGCGCAGGATCTCACCATCATCGCGCCCGCTTTTGTGCTGAGCGAACTGAAAACCGCCTTCAAAATTGGCTTTATGATCTACATCCCGTTCCTGGTGATCGACCTGATCGTCGCCAGCATTTTGATGGCAATGGGGATGATGATGCTGTCACCGCTGATTGTCTCGCTGCCGTTCAAACTGATTCTGTTTGTTCTCTGTGACGGCTGGTCGCTGATTGTTGGCACGCTGACGCAAAGCGTGCAGGGGCTGGGATTATGA
- the fliQ gene encoding flagellar biosynthesis protein FliQ gives MMNIDVAGDILAQGLKLVLIISAVAIVPSLITGLLVSIFQATTQINEQTLSFLPRLIMTLLVLVFAGKWMLTQLIDFTQLIFQQAAQLVG, from the coding sequence ATGATGAATATCGACGTCGCTGGCGACATTCTGGCGCAAGGCCTGAAACTGGTGCTGATCATCTCCGCCGTGGCCATCGTGCCGAGCCTGATCACCGGTCTGCTGGTGAGCATTTTTCAGGCCACCACCCAGATCAATGAACAGACGCTGAGCTTTCTGCCGCGTCTGATCATGACGCTGTTAGTACTGGTGTTTGCCGGTAAATGGATGCTGACGCAGCTGATCGACTTCACCCAGCTGATCTTTCAGCAGGCCGCGCAGTTGGTGGGCTAA